From Nitrospirota bacterium:
TGAAACAACGACACGCCTCCGTGGCCGGTCAGCAGCACGTCTTCGCGCCCGTCGTTGTCATAGTCGGCCGCGGCGCAGCCCATCCCGTATGAAGACGTGTTGATCCGGGACGCCGCGGTCACGTCCTCGAACCGGCCGTCGCCCCGGTTGCGATAGACGGCGACGCCGGGCCCCGGGGCGGAGTCCTCCCACCGTCGGCCGCTCATGAACAGGAGGTCCGGGCGGTCGTCCGCGTCGAAGTCGATCACGCACACGCCCGCCCCGAACGTCTCGGGATACCACGCCCGTCCGTCCGCCCCGTTCACGTGTCCGGCCCGCACGCCTGCGCGAGCCGTCACGTCCACGAAACCGACCGCATCCGTTTCCGGAGCGATCCGAGCGCAGGCCCAGGCCGTCAGCAGGCCGACGAGCGCGGTCAGCACACCCCGGGCGACGGGAGCACCCGACACGGTCAGAGGTGGGGAGCGGGCGGAGACAACACCAGACACGTCATGGTCTGCGTCACGCCGTCGATCGCCCGAATGTTGGGCAGGATGACTTCCCCGAGATGGTTGAGGTCTTGCGCCGCCACATGGACGACCATGTCGTAGACCCCGGTCACCATGTAGACCCCTTTGATGCCTTCGATGCGCCCGAGGGTTTTGTAGGCGCTCTTGGTGTGGTCGCCCGTGACGTTTACCAGAATGAACGCTTCGAATGCCATGATCCTCTCCTTACGACGTGGGCTGCCTCTCTCCTTGGAGGAGGCGCACATCAACCATCGTCCCCGCCTCGACGCGAGCCGCGTCGTGTGCGAGCACGATCAATCCCTCGGCCTTGACCATCGACGTGAGCACGCCGGAATCCTGCGAGCCGGTGGGCGCCGCGCACAGGCGCGTCCCGTTGCGCCACAACCGCGCTCGGACAAAATGGGTTTTCCCGGGCGCTTTGTCGATGCCTGCCGCGAGTTCGGCCACCACGCTCGGCCGGTCCAGCGCGGTCGCGCCCCCCATTCGGAGGAGCGCGGGCCGGACGAACACCTCGAACGTCACCATCGACGACACCGGGTTTCCCGGCAAGCCGAAGACCGGCATCCCCGCGACCGAGCCGAAGGCCATCGGGCTCCCCGGCTTCATGGCCACGCGCCAGAACTCCATGACCATACCGAGTTCGGTCAAGACGTCCTTCACGAAGTCGAACTTGCCCACCGACACGCCGCCGCAGACGATCAGCCCGTCGAGACCGTCCAGCCCTGCCAGCGCCGCCCGCAACGAGGCCGCCGTGTCCCTCGCAATACCCATCACCACCGGAACGCCGCCGGCCTCGACGATTTGGGCCGCGACCGCGTAGCTGTTCACGTTGTAAATGCGGTCCGGTCGCTCGGACTCCCCGAGGTCGATGAGTTCGTCGCCGGTCGCGAGCACGCCGACCCGGGGCTGACGGCCGACGGTCACCGCGGTGTGGCCCAGCGACGCCAACATGCCGACCTCAGCGGGCCGAACCCGCCGGCCCTTGGGGATGACCACCGCGCCCGCGCGGACGTCTTGACCACGCACGCGCACCGACTCGCCGGCTTCGGCCGCCGCTCGAATCAGCACCCGTTCGCCGTCGAGCGACGTATCTTCCACCATCACCACCGCGTCGGCGCCCTCCGGCATGGGTGCGCCCGTCATGATCCTCGCCGCCGTGCCCGGCGTGACGGTCTTGTTCGGCATCAGCCCCGCGGGGATCTCCTCGATCACGGTGAGCGCCACCGGCCGATCGCGGGTCGCGGACGCGACGTCGGTTGCGCGCACGGCGTAGCCGTCGACCGATGAGTTGTTCCACGGAGGGATATCCCGCGTGGCGACTATGTCCTCGGCAAGAACCCGTCCCAAGGCGGCGAGGACCGGCACACGTTCGGTTCCCAACGTGCCCGCTGCGCCGAGGACGGTCTTGAGCGCCGCCTCGACCGGCAGCATGGCGGACCGGCTGCTAGCCACGCTTCCCTCCCGGCTTGACCGCGACCAGTTGGGCCACGAACTGGCCGCCGACCAAACCTTCGCGCGACGCCAGCACGGTGAATCCCTCGAACAGTCGCGGCAGCTCGCCCGGTTGCAGGCAGAAGCCCGTTCGCTTCGGACGGCCGAAGCGCTGTTGGTTTTCGACGGTGAACGTCTCGTACACGATCGCGCCGCCGGGTTTGATCGCCTCGCGGATCTGCGGAATCAGCGCGCGGTCCAGGAAATAGAACACCACCACCAGGTCGTACGCGGCCGGCGGGATTCGATACGTGTCCAGATCGGCCTGCTCCACGCGCAACGACAGACGACGCTCAGCCGCCTCGCGGCGGCACGCCGCAACGGCGTCGGGATCGCGTTCGATCCCGTGGACCTGCCAACCCGCTTCCGCAAGATAGAGCGCATGGCGGCCGTATCCCATCGCGATGTCCAGCGCCGTGCCCTTGGGCAATCGGTCCCGAAACTCCACCAGCAGCGGCGCCGCGTCGCGCACGTCATGGCAGTCGGCCATCAGTCGCTCACGTCGATCGCGCGGCCCTCGCAGGTCGGACACTGCACGATGGGCAAATCCGCCACGATGTCGGCGTACCGAAACTCGTGTCCACACACACGGCACGACAGGGCTTTGGCGCCGCACGAGCCGCACAGATCTCCCTCGGCTCCGGCGATCGGCGCGGCGCACGCGCGACAGCTCGTCATCGCAAGTCTCCTGGCGAGTCCCCTGGCGAGTCTCCTGGCGAGTCTCCTGCCGGACGCGCGGCCCTTAACTCGGACCAGGCCACCGGCAACGGCTCGGTGGGCCATGACCCAGCTTGCGCGATCTCCGCGCGCAACCGCTCCGCGCGATCCGCGCTCATCGGGTGCGTGGACAGCAATGTCATGCCCGATTCCTCACGGGCCAGTTTTTCGAAGAACGTGACCATGCCCTGGGGGTCGATCTTCGCGCGCCGGAGCAGCTTGAGACCTTGCAGGTCGGCCGCGGTCTCCTGCTCCCGACTGAACGTGAGACTGCCCAACCGGTCGGCAAGTTGGCCCACGCCGGACAGCGGCCCCGAGCTGCCGAAGAGAATTTTGATGGTCGCGCTCCACCCGAGTGAGCGAACCAACCCCTGGAGGCTGTGGCGAAGCACCACGTGCTGCACCTCGTGCGCGAGGACGCCGGCCACCTCCTCGGGCGTGTCCGCGGCGTTGAGCAGACCGGTGAACACCACCACGTGGCCCGCAGGCACCGCAAACGCGTTGATCTGGGGGTCGTCAATGACGTGCCATTGGAACCGGTAGGGAGAGTCGATCTCCGCGGTCAAGCGGCCGCCGATCGCGTTGACCGCATCCACCGCGGCCCCTTCGCTCAGTAGGCTAGCGCCGGCTGTAAGCTGCGCGAACGCCGACTCTCCGAGCTGTTCCTCCCAGGCAATGGGAATCCGATCGACCGCCGCCCCCACGATGCGGTCGGCCTGCCACCACAGCAGCGCCAAGAAGAAGAGGGGCGCCAGAACAATCGTGCCGATGAGGGCCCAGCCCACCCCGCTTGCGACCCGCCCGCGGCGAAGCTGCGCGTCGAGTCGCTCGATTTCCACCTGCAGGCCGGGAGGCGGGGCGTTGCGGACGCGTCGCGCGAGCGCGTCGTCGTCCAGGACCAACGCCCACGGCCCGTTGTCGGACCACGTCAACTGAAATTGGCGGCGCTCGAACCCGCCGGGCTCGACCCGAATCGCGACATACGGCACCGAATGCTCGCGCTGCGTGTCCGGCCACAGGCGAAGCCGGTCCTCCGCCAAGTCGAACTCGACGCGCTCGCCTTGGGGCACGAGCCCCGTCCCGAAGCATAACCCGCGACCGGTAAGGTTCACGGAGAGCGCGGGCGTTACAAGCGTGTCCAAATCCCTGACCAATCGAGCCCGTTCAGGTCCACGGTCGGGCTCTTAGTTGTCGCCGTCCAGTAGTCCACCCAACCCGCGGAGCAGCGATCCCTCCTCGCGCGCGCCTCCCCGTTGCGGTGCGGCCGCGTAGATACGGTTTGCGAGCCGGGACAGCGGCAGGGACTGCAACCACGCCCGGCCGGGACCGCGCAACGTCGCAAAGAACAGGCCCTCCCCCCCGAACAAGGCGGACTTAATTTTACCCACGTACTCGATGTCGAAGTCCACGGAGCTCTGCAACGCGACGATGCACCCGGTGTCCACGCGGAGCATCTCGCCGGGCTTCAGGGTCCGCTCGGCAATGGTCCCACCCGCGTTCACGAACGCCACGCCGTCGCCCTCCAGCTTTTGCATGATGAACCCTTCACCGCCGAACAACCCAACGCCCAACCGCTTCTGAAACGCGATGCCCACCGAGACCCCTTTGGCCGCGCACAGAAACGAATCCTTCTGGCAGATGAGCGTACCGCCCAGTTCGTCGAGTTTCATCGGGACGATCTTTCCGGGATACGGCGCCGCGAACGCCACCCGGCGTTTGTCGCGCGCCTTGTTCACGAACACGGTCATGAACAACGACTCGCCGGTGAGCAGGCGCTTGCCAGCTCCCACCAACGCGCCGAACAGCCCCGGCTTGCCGCCCGAGCCGTCACCGAACACGGTTTCCATCTCGATGCCGTCGTTCATGTACATCATGCCGCCGGCTTCGGCCACGGCCGCCTCTTCCGGGTCCAATTCGATCTCGACGTACTGCATGTCGTCGCCGAAGATTTCGTAGTCGATCTCGTGCATCAGCGCCATACGTTTCTCCTTGCCGCAATAGGAAGCCCATGATAGGACCGGGATCGCGGAAAATCAACACGCGGTGACCCACGCAATGCCCTGTTCGAGGTAATCCCGCTTTCCACGGATATGCCTCATAAACAAGGCAGCGAGGGGACTCTTTGGCGAGCTTAGTGCTTCGACGGTTTCGGGGCGAGTGACAGGATCAGCTCAACACGATTTTTCACGCCATACTTTCGGTAAACGTGTTGAAGACGGACTTTCACGGTTTCCCCTGAGATGCCCAACTGGCTCGCGATCTCTCTGGTGTTCCGGCCGAGCGTGACGAGCTCAACGATCTCTTGCTCGCGCCGTGTCAAGCGAATCCGGAACAGCCAGGGAGCGGGGGCGGGGATTCCTCCGATTTCGCTTGCTTCGCAAAAAGGCCTCGTGGTAGGTTCGAGCCCGCACGTCGCGATCATCGGGAGATGTGACGGACCATGGTCTGGGAGCCTAGGGACTTGGGCGGCGGCAAGGCTGACTTGGAGCGGCAGTGGGCCGAGTTCCGGCAGCGCCTGCGGCGGTTCACCGGGTTTCGCGGCTGGACCCCGATCATCGGCCTGCTCATCGCCTTGTTGCTGGCCTGGCAAGGTTTCTACATTGTCGCGCCCGACGAGCAGGGCGTGGTCAAGCGCTTCGGCCGCGTGGTGCGGATCACGCCCCCCGGTCCCCACTTCAAAATCCCGCTCATCGAATCCGTGCTCATTCCGAAAGTCACGAAGCTGCATCGCATCGAAGTGGGATTTCGCTCGAACATCCAAGGCGGGACCACCACCGTGCCCCGCGAAGCCCTCATGCTCACCGGCGACGAGAACATCCTGAGCGTGGAACTGATCGTCCAGTTTCGCATCAAAGACGCGCAGGAGTTTCTCTTCAACGTGGCCGACATGGGCGAGACGATCATGAAGGCGACCGAGGCGGCGATCCGCCAGGTCATCGGGCAGAGCCACATCGACGAGGCCCTGACCACGGGCAAGGCCGAAATTCAGGAAAGCACGCAAGCGTTGTTGCAGCAGATCCTCGATGACTATCACGCCGGAGTGCACGTGGCGGCGATTCAACTGCAGGACGTGGATCCGCCGGAGCAGGTGGTGGCGGCCTTCAAGGACGTGGCCAGCGCCAAAGAAGACAAGGAAAAACTCATCAACGAAGCGCAAGGCTACCGCAACGACATCATTCCCAAGGCCAAGGGCGAGGCCGCGCAAACCATCAACCAAGCCCAAGCCTATGCGCAGTCGCGAGTACGGCGCGCCGAGGGCGAAGCTGATCGGTTCAACAAGACCCTCAAGGAGTATCAACAGGCGAAGCCGATCATTCGAAAGCGGATCTATCTGGAAACGATGGAGGCTGTGTTGCCGGGGATGAACAAGGTGATTATTGACGGGAAGGTCGGCGACCGCACGCTGCCGTACCTCCCCCTCACGCGTGAACCGAAACCATCGGGATCAAGGGGAGGCACCACGCCGTGAAGAAACAGGCGATCGCGCTGTGGGCAAGCGTGGCCATCGTGCTGTTGATCCTGCTCGGCGCCTCCCCATTCTTCGTGGTGGACGTCACCCAGACCGCGATCGTCATCCAACTGGGCAAGCCGGTGCGCACCATCACCGAACCGGGGCTGAAGCTCAAGGTACCGTTGGTACAAAACGTCGTGTATTTCGACAAACGGCTGTTGGACTACGACGCGGTCTCGCAGGATGTGATCACCACCGACAAGAAGACCTTGCTGATCGACAACTACGCCAAATGGCGAATCAAAGATCCGCTCAAAGTGTACGAGGCGTTTCAGACCCAACAAGGGGCGCTGGCGCGTCTGGACGACATCATCTACTCCGAACTTCGCGTCGAGTTGGGCCGGCACACGCTCTCCGAAATCGTGTCCCAGACGCGCTCGGTGCTCATGGAGACCGTGACCGCGCGCGCGAATGAAAAAGCGCTTCCCTACGGCATCGAGGTGGAAGACGTGCGGATCAAACGCGCGGACCTCCCGGAACAGAACGAGAAGGCCGTGTTCACCCGCATGCAAGCCGAACGAGAACGGGAAGCCAAGCGGTACCGGTCCGAAGGGGCGGAAGAGGCCCAGAAGATCCGATCCGAAGCCGAAAAAGAACGGGAGATCCTGCTCGCCGAAGCCTATAAGACCGCGCAGGCGCTCATGGGCGGCGGCGACGCGCAGGCCTTCAAGACCTACTCGCAGGCCTACCGACAAGACCCCGACTTCTTCGAGTTCATGCGATCCATGGAAGCCTACACTAAAGCCCTCGACAAAGACACCACCCTGGTGCTCAGCCCGGACTCCGAATTCTTCCGCTTCTTGAAGTCCAAGTAGGACCGGCCCTAAGTCCGGAGATCCAGACCTCGGTTGCTGAGCCCCTTTTCCGTGCGGTAAGCCGCATAGTACAATGCGGCGGTTTCGGCTGAGGAGGATCCGATGGACGTTCCCACTGACGGACGGGACTCCGCGCAAGACAAGCTGGTTCAAGACTTTAAGGCCGTGATCGCGGACACGGAAGCATTGCTCAAAGCGACCGCGGGTGTCACCGGCGAACAAATCGACGCGGCGAGGGCCGCACTCGAACATCGCGTGGCAGCCACCCAGAAGCAGCTCGCGGAGATGGAGGAAGGCCTGACCGAACACGCGAAAGCCGCGTACGAGGCCACCGACAAGCTGGTCCGGGAACATCCCTGGCCCGCGGTGGGGGTGGCCGCGGCGGTCGGGTTCTTGATCGGCGTGTTAAGTTCCCGGCGTGGATAAGGCGGGCGACAGCGCGAGCGCAACCAGCCGCGATCACGCGGCGGGGCTGTTGGACTCGCTGCGGCGGTTCGTCGCCACGGTGCTCGACGTTCTCCAGACGCGGGTGGAGATCGTCGCCACCGAATTCGAAGAAGAGCGCGAGCGCCTGCGGGAACTGGTCGTGTTCGGCTTCTTCGCCCTGTTCTTCCTGGGCTTTGGGTTTCTTCTGTTGACATTGTTCATCGTGGTCCTGTTTTGGGACACCTACCGGGTGTACGCGGTCGGCGGCTTTGCCCTGCTCTATCTGGGCCTCGGAATCTTCTCGGCCGCGACATTGCGCCAACGACTCAAGACTCGGCCCCGCCTGTTCGCCACGACGCTGGCGGAGTTCACCAAGGACCGAGAACGCCTGACGCGATCATGACTGAGCGGCTGGCAACCATCCGGCAACGGCGGGACGCGCTGGTGGCGCGAGCGGAGGCGCAACGAGACACCCTCGGCCGGCTGGGTCAGCGGTGGCGGACAGCCGTCTTCCTGGCGGACACCGGGCTCACGCTCGCGCGCGAGGTGCGCGCACATTGGGTCACGGTGGCCGCAGGAACCACGCTGCTCACATGGATGGGCCGCGGCCGGCTGGGTGTTTGGGTCGGGCGAATCTGGATGGTCTGGTCCTTATATCGTTCTGTCTCTAAGCAACCGTCACGCACGTCACCCTGACGGCGCCCCCCGCGCGCATCGCAACGCCGCGACACATCGGATTGCCGAACAGCCCCTAAAAAAGTTGACACAGCCTGACCATCGGCTACGCTCAGTCACGTCTCGATACATCGATTGCCACCATCCTGTCGGAGTGACGTCGTGCACGGTGGGAACAGGCATGGACGATTGCGGAAAATTGTAGCCCGTCCGATCCATCGCCGGTCGGTCTCTGTCCTGTTCGCACTCATCTTCGCTCTCGCGACCGCACCCGGTTGCAGCCGGTCGAGTAGCGACACGGTCCCCGACGCTCTGCTGGGCGTGTGGACGACACCGGACCATCGATATTCGGGCCGTTTCCTTGAGTTCCGCCCCCATTTCGTAACATTCGGACTGGGAGAGGAGGGCCAGGCCGTTTACCCCGTGTCGTCCGTGGAATGGACCAGTGAGTCCGGCCAGTCCAGTTTTACCGTCTACTACGAGGGCGAAGACGGAAGCGAATACTCCGTCACGTTGTATCGCGCGCCGTTCGACGAGACCCTGGTGTTTAAGAATCAGCTTCAAACCCACTGGTTTCGCAAACGAACGTGACCCCGCCCTCCGCTCGGTCCCCGGCCGGAAGACCTCCACGTGAAGGAGTCCCGGCAAGACTCATCACCGCAGCCCGAGCCAACCAGGCGGGCCTGACGCTGCTCGAACTCGTCCTGGTGGCGGGGCTGGTGTTTGTGCTCGCCGCGATCGCTGTTCCGGCGGCTCGGGATCACGTGGACCGAGCACGCCGGGCAAAGGCCATCGCCCACATCCACGATCTTCAGGCCAAGCTGCTCCAGTTCCATGAGGACGCAGACCAATACCCAGATTCCCTGGCCGCAATTTCATGGACTGAACGCGATCCCTAGGGGAACCCGTACCAATACCTCAAGATCGAAGGTGCTCCCCCCATCGTGATCGGACAGGCACGAAAAGACCAGTTCCTGGTTCCGCTCAATTCGACCTACGACCTCTACAGCATGGGCCCGGACGGAGACAGCAAGCCGCCGCTGAAAGCCAAGATGAGTCAGGACGACATCATCCGGGCCAACGACGGTCAATACATCGGCTTGGCAGCCGACTATTGACCCGCGAGAGCCGGCGGTGAAGATCGATCGGTCCTTCTTCAAGAGTATCGTCGCTCGACGGATCTTCCTGTTCTTCGCAATCTGCGCACTGGCGCCGATCCTCATCATGGGCGCTCTGATCCTGGGACAGGTCACCGATGCCCTCAACGACGAGACGGCCGATCACTTGCGCCAAACCACCCGATCCTTCGGGTTCGCGATCATCGAACGTCTCATGCTGGCGGCCGCAGAACTCCGATCCGCCAGTGCGGACGGTCCGGTCTCGGCAACAAACCTGGCACGCCGACTCAGTACCCGCTTTGACCAGTACACCCATCAGTGGTTCGATGCGGTCCTGGTCATCCCGGAGAACGAGTCGCCTGTTCTGGTCCGCGGGCCATCCGTTACACCGAGCGCCTTCCCCGTTCCAACCGCGGCGCAGACGGCGGACCTTGAATCCGGACGGACCGTCCTGTTCGTTCAGACAGAGATGAACCGCGTGTGGCTGTTGCGCGCAGCCGGCTCCCCGACACATCGCCGTCTCATTGCGGCCGCATCGGTCCGCCCAGACTACCTGTTCGCCGTGCTCGACCGCGACGCCCTCCCGGCAGGGACCGATGGCTGTGTCTTCACGACCGCACTCCACCCGCTCCATTGCAGCGACCCAAGTCTGTTGCCCCTTCCGACAAGCGTCTCGGAGCGATTGGTGGCGTCGGCCTCCGGCGATTTTCTGTGGCCTGGTCCCGGATCAGGCTACCTGGCAAGTTTCTGGTCGCTCTTTCTTCAAGCGGAATTTGCCGCCCCCAAGTGGGTTGTCGTGGCGGCCGAGTCTCGCATCGGGCTTGTCGGGCAGGTGTCGACGTTCCGACGGACGCTGACATCGACGGCACTGGTCGCCATCCTGATCGTCCTGTTGCTTAGCAGCCGTCACATCCGCAGCACCCTCCAGCCCATCGACGAGCTCCGAGAGGGGATGCGCCGACTGGTCAGGCGCAACTTCAAGGGCCGCGTGGAGGTGTCCAGTCGAGACGAGTTTGAGGAACTGGCACGAGCATTCAACGCGATGGCCGAAGAACTGGCAAGTCAGTTCAACACGATCGAGACGCTCGGCGACGTTCAGCAAGCGATCCTAACCGCTCTGGATGCCAGAGGCGTGGTCGAAACCGCGATCCGACGCATTCACGAACTCTCCAACGCCGACTTCGTCGCGGCCATGTTGATCGACCAGGCGGCTATCAACCGAGGCCTCTTGTTCACCAGGCCCGATAGAACGTCGAACCGAATCCAGGTCGTCAGAACGAGTCTGCCTCACGACGCCTTGCATTCGTTGGTAAGCAGCAGCCCTGCCGAGCAAGACCCTACCTCCCACGAACTCGCCTGGTTGGCGCATGCCCTGCCCGCTCTTGTCGCGTTCGTCGTCGTCCTGCCGCTGCGCGTCGGCGAGAATCCGGCCGGACTATTGATCTTGGGGTACCGTGACCGTACGGCTCGGACCATCGAGGACACTGCTCGAGCCCGACGGGTCGCCGATCAGATCTCAGTCGGGCTTTCGAGCGCCCGAATGGTCGAACAGGTCCACACCATGGCCTATTATGACCAGGTGACTGGCCTCCCGAATCGCCGATTGATGCACGATCGTCTGGACCTGGCGCTGCGTGTGGCCGCACAACACAAGCGACACGTCGCAGTCCTGTTCCTGGACCTGGACCAATTCAAGCGCATCAACGACACCTTCGGTCATTCCAAAGGGGATCGGCTTCTCCAAGAACTGTCCAAACGTCTCGCCACGGTCGTCCGTCGCAGCGACAACGTCGGACGTCGCGATGCGGAGGGTCGCGATGCGGAGGGTCCCGTGGCGATGATCTCCAGACTCGGCGGCGACGAGTTCACGGTGGTGTTGACCGAGGTCACGCAGCCCGAGGATTCGGCTCTGGTCGCGCGGCGAATCCTGCAATCCTTGACCACGCCATTCTCACTGGATTCGGAGACCGTCCTGATCACCGCCAGCATCGGGATCAGCGTGTCTCCCGGCGACGGGGAGGACGCTGACACCTTGGTGAAGAACGCCGACACCGCGATGTATACTGTCAAAGACCAGGGCCGAAACGACTATCGATTCTACAACGCCTCGATGAACGCCGCCCTGCTGGAGCGCCTGACCATCGAAAGCCGGCTACGCAAGGCCCTCGACGACGGCGCGTTGCGCCTGCATTTCCAACCGCGGTGGGACATGACCACGGGAATGGTTGTGGGCATGGAAGCCCTGATCAGATGGCAAGACAGCGACCTGGGGACCGTGCCCCCGTCCCGGTTCATCTCCATCGCCGAGGAGTCGGGGCTCATCATTCCCATCGGCTCGTGGGTCCTCCGGACCGCCTGCGCGCAAGTGGCGGGTTGGCAGGCATCAGGTTACGAACCCGTGCCTGTTGCAGTCAACGTGTCGGGCCGCCAATTCCAATCCGACGACTTTGTGGGACACGTGCGGACCGTCCTGAAGGAAGCCGGTTTACCCGCCCGCCTTCTGGGACTCGAACTGACCGAAAGCGTCCTGATGCGCAACGCGGACGCGAGCGCGGAGGCACTTCGCGGACTGAAGGCGCTCGGGGTCACGATCGCGATCGACGATTTTGGGACCGGATATTCCTCCCTGAGCTACCTCAAACGGTTCCCGATCGACCATCTCAAAATCGACCAATCGTTCATCTGTGGTCTCCCCGCCAACGTGGATGACGCCGAAATCACGAGCGCCATCGTGGCGATGGCCCATCGCCTCAAGCTCCGCGTCGTCGCCGAAGGGGTGGAAACCGACGCCCAACGCGCGTGGCTCGCCAACGTAGGCTGCGATGAAATCCAGGGGTTCTTGGTGGGGAATCCCGTCCCCCCGGAGGAGGCGGTTCGATTTCTCGTCAACAGGGCGGGGCCGCCACTCAAATCGGCCGCCTGACACGCCGCCGCTTACTGCACCGACGCGGCACGTTCCAGCGCAGCCAGGAACTCGGCGACGCCCGGATCATCTGGCGCCGGCGACCACGGGGCAAAGACCCCGGTGTGTTTGGGCTTGTACGGGCCCTCCTTCACTTCTAAAAACACCGAACCCGGTGCTAGGCTGATAATCGAGTGCCACACGCCGGCGGCAATCTCCACGCCATAGGTGCCGCGGCCGGGATCCAGCCGATGAATGTCCACGATCCGGCCGTCGTCATCAAAGACCACCGCGGCCCCTCGGCCTCGCAGGCAGACGAACATTTCCCACTTGGGAGGATCCACGTGGCGGTGGGGCCGCACGTAGCTGCCGGGCTCAACAGCGTTGAGCAAGCGTTGGACCGGCTCCTCGTGTTGGTGAAAATTGTGGTTCATCCGCAGACGCGGATGGCGCGCCGCCTCGGCAGTGACGCGGTCCAGGAGTGCTTGATCGATGCGGCGAATGTGTGCTGTCGCGGGGTACTCGGCGTCGCTCATTGTTTCATCTTGCCGGGGCCTGACGTTTTGTGATTAGGTGAAGGGGCGTTGGGGGCTCGTGAGGTCAGCATGCGCATCGCCCTTACCGGTTCCAGCGGATTGATCGGCTCGGCGTTGCTGACGCGCTTCGCTCGGGACGGTCACGTCGTAACGCGCGTGGTGCGCAACGCGGGGATTCAGGACCCGCAGCATCGCACAACGCTCTGGAGTCCGGCATCAGGGATCATCGACCCCGGCGGACTCGAAGGCCACCACGCCGTGGTGCACCTGGCCGGAGAAGCCATCGCGGCTGGTCGGTGGACCCCGACGCGCAAGCAGGCGATCCGCGAGAGCCGCATTCGCGGCACTCGCCTGCTTTGCGACACGTTGGCCGCCCTGGCGCACAAGCCTCGCGTGCTGATCACGGCATCGGGAATCGGGTACTACGGCAACCATGAGCCCGACCACCGAGTGGACGAAACCAGTGCACGCGGCACCGGATTTCTGGCGGACCTGGTTCG
This genomic window contains:
- a CDS encoding Lrp/AsnC ligand binding domain-containing protein, translating into MAFEAFILVNVTGDHTKSAYKTLGRIEGIKGVYMVTGVYDMVVHVAAQDLNHLGEVILPNIRAIDGVTQTMTCLVLSPPAPHL
- the glp gene encoding gephyrin-like molybdotransferase Glp; the protein is MASSRSAMLPVEAALKTVLGAAGTLGTERVPVLAALGRVLAEDIVATRDIPPWNNSSVDGYAVRATDVASATRDRPVALTVIEEIPAGLMPNKTVTPGTAARIMTGAPMPEGADAVVMVEDTSLDGERVLIRAAAEAGESVRVRGQDVRAGAVVIPKGRRVRPAEVGMLASLGHTAVTVGRQPRVGVLATGDELIDLGESERPDRIYNVNSYAVAAQIVEAGGVPVVMGIARDTAASLRAALAGLDGLDGLIVCGGVSVGKFDFVKDVLTELGMVMEFWRVAMKPGSPMAFGSVAGMPVFGLPGNPVSSMVTFEVFVRPALLRMGGATALDRPSVVAELAAGIDKAPGKTHFVRARLWRNGTRLCAAPTGSQDSGVLTSMVKAEGLIVLAHDAARVEAGTMVDVRLLQGERQPTS
- a CDS encoding class I SAM-dependent methyltransferase; translated protein: MADCHDVRDAAPLLVEFRDRLPKGTALDIAMGYGRHALYLAEAGWQVHGIERDPDAVAACRREAAERRLSLRVEQADLDTYRIPPAAYDLVVVFYFLDRALIPQIREAIKPGGAIVYETFTVENQQRFGRPKRTGFCLQPGELPRLFEGFTVLASREGLVGGQFVAQLVAVKPGGKRG
- a CDS encoding M48 family metallopeptidase — protein: MDTLVTPALSVNLTGRGLCFGTGLVPQGERVEFDLAEDRLRLWPDTQREHSVPYVAIRVEPGGFERRQFQLTWSDNGPWALVLDDDALARRVRNAPPPGLQVEIERLDAQLRRGRVASGVGWALIGTIVLAPLFFLALLWWQADRIVGAAVDRIPIAWEEQLGESAFAQLTAGASLLSEGAAVDAVNAIGGRLTAEIDSPYRFQWHVIDDPQINAFAVPAGHVVVFTGLLNAADTPEEVAGVLAHEVQHVVLRHSLQGLVRSLGWSATIKILFGSSGPLSGVGQLADRLGSLTFSREQETAADLQGLKLLRRAKIDPQGMVTFFEKLAREESGMTLLSTHPMSADRAERLRAEIAQAGSWPTEPLPVAWSELRAARPAGDSPGDSPGDSPGDLR
- a CDS encoding TIGR00266 family protein gives rise to the protein MALMHEIDYEIFGDDMQYVEIELDPEEAAVAEAGGMMYMNDGIEMETVFGDGSGGKPGLFGALVGAGKRLLTGESLFMTVFVNKARDKRRVAFAAPYPGKIVPMKLDELGGTLICQKDSFLCAAKGVSVGIAFQKRLGVGLFGGEGFIMQKLEGDGVAFVNAGGTIAERTLKPGEMLRVDTGCIVALQSSVDFDIEYVGKIKSALFGGEGLFFATLRGPGRAWLQSLPLSRLANRIYAAAPQRGGAREEGSLLRGLGGLLDGDN
- a CDS encoding helix-turn-helix transcriptional regulator, coding for MIATCGLEPTTRPFCEASEIGGIPAPAPWLFRIRLTRREQEIVELVTLGRNTREIASQLGISGETVKVRLQHVYRKYGVKNRVELILSLAPKPSKH
- the hflK gene encoding FtsH protease activity modulator HflK, which gives rise to MVWEPRDLGGGKADLERQWAEFRQRLRRFTGFRGWTPIIGLLIALLLAWQGFYIVAPDEQGVVKRFGRVVRITPPGPHFKIPLIESVLIPKVTKLHRIEVGFRSNIQGGTTTVPREALMLTGDENILSVELIVQFRIKDAQEFLFNVADMGETIMKATEAAIRQVIGQSHIDEALTTGKAEIQESTQALLQQILDDYHAGVHVAAIQLQDVDPPEQVVAAFKDVASAKEDKEKLINEAQGYRNDIIPKAKGEAAQTINQAQAYAQSRVRRAEGEADRFNKTLKEYQQAKPIIRKRIYLETMEAVLPGMNKVIIDGKVGDRTLPYLPLTREPKPSGSRGGTTP
- the hflC gene encoding protease modulator HflC, coding for MKKQAIALWASVAIVLLILLGASPFFVVDVTQTAIVIQLGKPVRTITEPGLKLKVPLVQNVVYFDKRLLDYDAVSQDVITTDKKTLLIDNYAKWRIKDPLKVYEAFQTQQGALARLDDIIYSELRVELGRHTLSEIVSQTRSVLMETVTARANEKALPYGIEVEDVRIKRADLPEQNEKAVFTRMQAEREREAKRYRSEGAEEAQKIRSEAEKEREILLAEAYKTAQALMGGGDAQAFKTYSQAYRQDPDFFEFMRSMEAYTKALDKDTTLVLSPDSEFFRFLKSK
- a CDS encoding DUF883 family protein; the encoded protein is MDVPTDGRDSAQDKLVQDFKAVIADTEALLKATAGVTGEQIDAARAALEHRVAATQKQLAEMEEGLTEHAKAAYEATDKLVREHPWPAVGVAAAVGFLIGVLSSRRG
- a CDS encoding phage holin family protein; protein product: MDKAGDSASATSRDHAAGLLDSLRRFVATVLDVLQTRVEIVATEFEEERERLRELVVFGFFALFFLGFGFLLLTLFIVVLFWDTYRVYAVGGFALLYLGLGIFSAATLRQRLKTRPRLFATTLAEFTKDRERLTRS